Within Vicia villosa cultivar HV-30 ecotype Madison, WI linkage group LG1, Vvil1.0, whole genome shotgun sequence, the genomic segment TCACTATGTATGTCTTGGCTGAAACAGCGGCGAATTATTcattattcaagaaaccaaaactcctaATCGGAAGCGTTGCTCATACCTGATTGTACGCGAGCGCCATTGAAACAGCGCCTCTCATAAGACCGGCCCACCAAATGATCACCTAAAATGAGcggaaaaaaaagaagagaaacatGTCATCATAATAACTTGGTATTGAAGTGCACGAGATTCAGAAAGGGATACTCGATAGAAATTTGGCCATACTTGCTGTCTGAAGGAGATCTTCTGATATTGTGATTTTTTAGTCAAGTTGGATAAGTAGGATAAGGGGAAAACAAACGCTGCTCTTCCAAGGAGTATTAAACCCAACAATACTGAACTTGTTGCTATAGATGTTCCAGGACTGCAGAAGAAACCAAGTGCGGCAGATGAAATGATGAATGACATTAAAAAAAACCGCTCGGTAAAAAGGGTGCCTCAATGACTAATCACCAGTCATATAGAGAACATAGGATGATAGAACGTACCTATCACTAACAAACTTCCATTTTTCAATGTCCAGGGCATCCATACCAACATAAAGGAAGATAAAGATCTCGGCAACAAATGACAAGGTAGCAAAAGAATGCCTGTGGAGAGTTAGACGAAAAAAGATATGTTTAGATATATAACAGATATGTCTATATAGAGACTCAGACAGTGAACATATCTTGACGAAATCTGTTTAGAAGACATACTTGGTAGTGACTCTTGAGCTCTCAGTCACATTATGCCAAGTATAATGAGACATGACAATACCGCAAAAGAATACGGTGAGAATGCCACTCAGATAGAATAACTGCACAGGATGTAGATAAGTCAGTATCAAGCTAGTGAGAAATGTCGGAAGCATCCAGAAAACATTACTGAAGTTTAATAAAAACCTACCTCAGCCAGCATATAGGAGAGGTATGCCATTAGCATCATAAGTGCAACCTCACGATCTGTAGAGTGCCTGGAATTAAGAAGAAAATTGTTTAAACTtcagaaaaaaaattgtttcaaataaTCATGTTCCGTCATAGCACTCAATATGGAAATACAGAGAGACACGGGTTATTATAAGATCCATTGAAGATACCTGCCAATGTAGAGCTTTTTAATAACGTAAGCACTGAGCAGACCTGTCTGCAAGGTGACAGAAATAAATTAGACCAAAACACAAGTCATATCAATGTGTATCTGTGCGCTCACTTTTGATTTATATCTTGTATGTATAACGTGTGCATGAGAAAGCTAGACAGAGAAAGACATTTACCAAAACGCCGAGGAGGGTGCTTGCTATAAACAAATAGAAGAAGTTCCCCAAAAAGTGCAAAGCAATTGACGGGTTAAGCTGGTTGAGATCAAAGCTTTGGATAGCATTGAAAAGCACCACTGAGGTAGCATCATTCACAACACCTTCCCCAAACACAAGACTATACAACAAAGGCGTCTCGTCTTGATTTAGCACCTGCGTCATCATTTATAAGGTCAGCAATTATCCATCATGCATTAGTTGCTGGAAGAAtgcaaccaaaaaaaaaaactacatcgTTTTCAAACCTGCAATGTACAAACAGAATCTGTCGCGGCAAATATTGCTCCAATTGCTAGAAATCATCACAAATTAGTCAGTCACAAACCGAATGAAAAGCTGACAACTAGATAAGATTGATTAGTATAATACCTAGGTAATCGCCCAATTCCAGTGGCCCAATATCCATCCTCTTAAACGCTTGGGTAGCACCTGAAATAATGCCTCATGTTTAAGTCAACAGGACTAGACAAATTTCCACGTTGTTCATTTTTAAGGTAACTATCTCTTTTACTTGATCGAGATGTTTTCGAAACAAAGTAAAAACTTTCAAATGATAAAGTTAGGTTGGTAAAGAACTAACAACTGTCTGGGCTGAAAATTATTTGATTACAACCTTACTATGCCAAATcttatataaacctaatttataaATGTAAAGAGGTAAAACATACCCAAAGTTATGACGCAGCAAGATATTAGTGTACCAATAGCACCAAACGACGTGATAGTCATGAAGTTGACAAAGAACTGCTTCTTTTTCACCTGAAACCTGAAATATATTATAGAGaacaaattcattaaaaataaacaaataattgcataaatacttttttttctttcaaaaataccCTAAAAGAAGTGCATTATCCATTGAATATGATATAGTTTTAATATCATCATATTGATATTACAGTATACAGATCTTCATTTTGTCAACAGTTTATGATCTGTAAAGAGcttaaactaaactaaactaaactaaataTTGATTCCATAGTAAGCAATAAGATGGTGCAAAATAACAGACTTACCCGGCATTGAATATTATAGGTGGCAGAAGGTATATAAAGAAAAGATCTTCACTGAAAACAAGAATATGCGAGCTTTTTCCACCACTTAGCAGCAAAATGAATACACCAGTGCAAATACCctgaaaaaaaatccaaattcaaTATAGTCATCATGCAATAGAAATAGATGTAAACACTAAGCAATAACAGCTAAAGGAAAGTGAAGACTTACAATCAAAAGGGCAGTGATGGACTCATTCATCCACCGATTCTCCTCGAGAAGATGGCCAAGCACAATACAAGCACATAGAAGTGCCACAAACAAGTTCATGGAAACCACGGAGGCATGATCAGAAGTAGATAAATTTTGTAACTTCGAAGCAATAAGAGCAAGTTCAATAGCCATGTTGTCGTCCACTCTccaaaaataaacaaatttttcaaAACAAGATTTAACAGAAATTCAGATTATTGTTGAGTAGCCAAATTTCAAAGTCCAGTGGTAGTAATAATAATGATCCAAACTTATGTTTCTGAGCTGTCCATATTAAGAACCTTCTGATCTCATCAACAAAGGAATCTCTGCAATCATAGCAACAATTATGCATATAAGTATCTACTGAAAGTATATTCCCAATTCCAAAAaacacaacaaaaagaaaaaaataataataattaggaaAAGTGAAATTAACCCCAAATGAAATCATATTTTTTCCTTAAAGTATGTTcagatataaattaaaaacagtcAAAGTTCTATAAACAAAGAAATTTAAGATCCAACCCTGCTACAGAAAACCCTTAAATCTATGATAAAGGTTGTAATTGGTTGAATATAGAAGAATTAGAGGTAAATGCTCACCAAAGAGGTTGATAGCAGCATTAAGAAGAATTAgtgaatttaatttgaaaatgaGAAGGTAGGTAGCGTTTGAAGAATTCGAACAGAGAAATGTAAGAATCAATCTCTTGTTCGAATTCTGCGAGAAATTGGATCAGTTTAGAGGATGTTTGAAAAGGATGGATCAAGGTGAGGAATTATGAAGCATGGTTCAATGAAGCTGGAAAAGAAGACCAGAAAAAGACAAAACAATGATGAGAAGAAGGAAAATGAAGGTGAAGGTGAAAGGAGCTAGCTggaaaaaattgagagagagatCGATCGAAAAGAGAAGGGTCTGGAAATGGTTGAGAGAGAAGCGTGTGGACAAGAGAGAGAGAATAATAATATATGAAAAGAGTTATACTAACCTACGACGCGTTTGTGTTAAGCGGAATGTGTTCTTGACTTGCCGTGGAACATTTTGCTAACTACGAGGGATCAACACTAATAATGTTGTTGTCTGTTAGATGTTTGCTGATGTTGTATAAGGTCTTAAACGTGGTTGGATTAACACaactttttattatatatatgtgTGAGATTCATTTACTTCATCTCCAAGTTTAAAAGAATTTTATCGAATCTCAACCGTTAATACCACTCGATCAAACagttatattaataatttattttttttaaaaaaataataagatagattttctttttat encodes:
- the LOC131644122 gene encoding sodium/hydrogen exchanger 2-like, whose protein sequence is MAIELALIASKLQNLSTSDHASVVSMNLFVALLCACIVLGHLLEENRWMNESITALLIGICTGVFILLLSGGKSSHILVFSEDLFFIYLLPPIIFNAGFQVKKKQFFVNFMTITSFGAIGTLISCCVITLGATQAFKRMDIGPLELGDYLAIGAIFAATDSVCTLQVLNQDETPLLYSLVFGEGVVNDATSVVLFNAIQSFDLNQLNPSIALHFLGNFFYLFIASTLLGVLTGLLSAYVIKKLYIGRHSTDREVALMMLMAYLSYMLAELFYLSGILTVFFCGIVMSHYTWHNVTESSRVTTKHSFATLSFVAEIFIFLYVGMDALDIEKWKFVSDSPGTSIATSSVLLGLILLGRAAFVFPLSYLSNLTKKSQYQKISFRQQVIIWWAGLMRGAVSMALAYNQFTMSGHTQLRSNAIMITSTITVVLFSTVVFGLLTKPLIRLLLPHSKVTTSMTTTETSTPKSFIVPLLGNARDSEADLEGHEIHRPNSLRALLATPTHTVHRLWRKFDDSFMRPVFGGRGFVPVEPGSPSERNGNSHW